One window of Parambassis ranga chromosome 3, fParRan2.1, whole genome shotgun sequence genomic DNA carries:
- the ube2q1 gene encoding ubiquitin-conjugating enzyme E2 Q1, with amino-acid sequence MSVSGLKAELKFLESIFDPNHERFRIIDWKPDELSCQFNVTGEKLLIIHCNITESYPSTPPIWFVDSDDPSLTQVLERLDDVRKGSTLLLQQLKKLICDLCRLYNLPQHPDVEMLDQPLPAGPVGQDRKHGTEEVTSEEEEEEEMGEDIEDLDHYEMKEEEPVDGKKSEDDGIEKENLAILEKIRKNQRQDHLNGAVSGSVQASDRLMKELREIYRSQSYKTGIYSVELVNDSLYEWHVKLRTVDPDSPLHSDLQVLKEKEGMDYILLNFSYKDNFPFDPPFVRVVSPVLSGGYVLGGGALCMELLTKQGWSSAYSIESVIMQINATLVKGKARVQFGANKNQYNLARAQQSYKSLVQIHEKNGWYTPPKEDG; translated from the exons ATGTCGGTGTCGGGGCTAAAGGCCGAACTGAAGTTTTTGGAGTCAATTTTTGATCCTAACCACGAACGATTCAGGATAATTGATTGGAAGCCTGACGAACTGAGTTGCCAGTTTAACGTAACCGGAGAAAAGCTGTTAATAATCCACTGTAACATAACG GAGTCTTATCCATCTACGCCGCCAATATGGTTTGTGGACTCTGACGACCCCAGCTTGACACAAGTTTTGGAGAGGTTGGATGATGTGAGAAAGGGCAGCACCCTG CTTTTGCAGCAATTGAAGAAACTCATTTGTGACCTTTGTCGACTGTACAACCTTCCCCAGCATCCTGATGTGGAGATGCTAGACCAGCCCTTGCCCGCAGGTCCTGTGGGACAAGACAGAAAG catggaACGGAGGAGGTCAcatctgaagaggaggaggaggaagagatgggGGAA GACATTGAGGATCTGGACCACTATGAAATGAAAGAAGAGGAGCCTGTGGATGGGAAGAAGTCTGAGGATGATGGCATTGAGAAGGAGAATCTTGCAATTCTGGAGAAGATCAGAAAGAACCAGAGACAAGACCACTTGAAT GGAGCTGTATCTGGTTCAGTGCAAGCCTCCGACCGACTGATGAAGGAGCTAAGAGAGATCTATAGGTCTCAGAGTTACAAAACAG GCATCTATTCAGTTGAGCTTGTCAATGACAGCCTGTATGAGTGGCACGTTAAACTAAGAAC GGTGGATCCAGATAGCCCTTTACACAGTGATTTACAAGTCCTAAAGGAAAAGGAAGGAATGGATTACATTTTACTAAACTTCTCATATAAA GATAATTTTCCCTTTGATCCACCATTTGTTCGGGTGGTTTCACCAGTGCTGTCTGGAGG TTACGTTCTTGGAGGGGGTGCCCTGTGCATGGAACTTCTAACCAAACAG GGTTGGAGCAGTGCCTATTCCATTGAGTCTGTCATCATGCAGATCAATGCCACTTTAGTCAAAGGAAAAGCCAGAGTGCAGTTTGGAGCCAATAAA AACCAGTACAATCTTGCCAGAGCACAGCAGTCCTACAAATCCCTGGTTCAGATCCATGAAAAGAATG GCTGGTACACACCCCCTAAGGAGGATGGCTAA